In Macaca thibetana thibetana isolate TM-01 chromosome 8, ASM2454274v1, whole genome shotgun sequence, one DNA window encodes the following:
- the HRURF gene encoding protein HRURF — protein MAQPTASAQKLVRPIRAVCRILQIPESDPSNLRP, from the coding sequence ATGGCGCAACCCACGGCCTCGGCCCAGAAGCTGGTGCGGCCGATCCGCGCGGTGTGCCGCATCCTGCAGATCCCGGAGTCCGACCCCTCCAACCTGCGGCCCTAG